The following are encoded together in the Rana temporaria chromosome 12, aRanTem1.1, whole genome shotgun sequence genome:
- the RBM39 gene encoding RNA-binding protein 39 isoform X4 produces the protein MADDIDIEAMLEAPYRKDENKQNSANGHEERSKKKKKSKSRSRSREPKRSRSKTRKHSKEREKKRSGSKEKKRSRSKERKRSRSKSRDRKFRGRYRSPYSGPKFGAPMRGKMGVPHGVKLRRRSKSRSPQKREKSPVREPIDNLTPEERDARTVFCMQLAARIRPRDLEEFFSTVGKVRDVRMISDRNSRRSKGIAYVEFVDVSSVPLAIGLTGQRVLGVPIIVQASQAEKNRAAALANNLQKGTAGPMRLYVGSLHFNITEDMLRGIFEPFGRIESIQLMMDSETGRSKGYGFITFSDSECAKKALEQLNGFELAGRPMKVGHVTERTDASNASSFLDSDELERTGIDLGTTGRLQLMARLAEGTGLQIPPAAQQALQMSGSLAFGAVQDLQTRITQQSEALAAASAAAIQMTSATLPIPPAATQPLATQCFQLSNMFNPQTEDEQGWDTEIKDDVIEECNKHGGVVHIYVDKSSPQGNVYVKCPTIASAIAAVNALHGRWFAGKMITAAYVPLPTYHSLFPDSMTSTQLLFPVRR, from the exons ATGGCTGATGACATTGATATAGAAGCGATGCTGGAAGCTCCTTACAGGAAG GACGAGAACAAACAGAACAGTGCCAATGGACATGAGGAGCGTAGCAAGAA gaaaaagaaGAGCAAAAGTAGGAGCCGCAGTCGCGAGCCGAAACGTAGCCGTAGCAAGACTCGTAAGCATAGTAAGGagcgagagaaaaaaagaagcgGAAGCAAAGAGAAGAAACGTAGCCGCAGTAAGGAACGAAAAAGGAGCCGTTCAAAAAGTAGAGATCGTAAATTCAGAGGTCGATACAGAAGCCCATA CTCTGGACCAAAATTTGGAGCCCCCATGCGTGGAAAGATGGGAGTACCACATGGTGTGAAGCTAAG GCGTAGGTCAAAGAGCAGAAGTCctcaaaaaagagagaaaagccCTGTAAG agAACCAATAGATAATCTTACACCGGAGGAGAGGGATGCACGTACTGTCTTTTGCATGCAGCTAGCGGCCAGAATCCGGCCAAGAGATCTTGAAGAGTTTTTCTCCACTGTAGGAAAG GTCCGTGATGTACGAATGATTTCAGATAGAAATTCCAGGCGCTCTAAGGGCATTGCTTATGTGGAGTTTGTTGATGTCAGTTCAGTACCTTTAGCCATTGGCTTAACAGGACAGAGAGTCTTGGGTGTTCCTATTATAGTTCAAGCTTCTCAG GCCGAAAAGAACAGAGCTGCCGCTTTGGCCAATAATTTACAGAAAGGCACTGCAGGACCAATGAGGCTGTATGTTGGATCTTTGCACTTTAACATAACAGAAGACATGCTACGTGGAATATTTGAACCATTTGGCAGA aTCGAAAGCATCCAACTTATGATGGACAGCGAAACTGGCCGCTCCAAGGGATATGGATTTATTACT TTCTCAGATTCCGAATGTGCCAAAAAAGCTCTAGAGCAGTTAAACGGCTTTGAGCTTGCTGGGCGCCCTATGAAGGTCGGTCATGTGACGGAGCGTACTGATGCTTCAAATGCCAGTTCATTTTTGGATAGTGATGAGCTTGAGAGAACTGGAATAGACCTTGGAACCACTGGTAGACTTCAGCTTATGGCAAGGCTGGCAGAAG GTACGGGTCTACAGATTCCCCCAGCTGCTCAGCAAGCTTTACAGATGAGTGGGTCATTAGCTTTTGGAGCTGTACAAG ATCTCCAGACAAGAATTACACAACAAAGTGAAG ctcttgctgctgcttctgctgctgcaatCCAGATGACTTCAGCCACATTACCTATACCACCAGCAGCAACTCAGCCACTCGCTACCCAGTGCTTCCAGTTGTCGAATATGTTTAACCCTCAGAC GGAAGATGAGCAAGGCTGGGACACAGAGATAAAAGATGATGTCATTGAAGAATGCAACAAACATGGAGGAGTTGTACACATTTATGTAGATAAAAGTTCACCACag GGAAATGTTTATGTGAAATGTCCAACTATAGCATCTGCAATAGCTGCAGTTAATGCACTACATGGGAGGTGGTTTGCTG GTAAGATGATAACAGCTGCGTACGTCCCACTTCCAACTTACCACAGCCTCTTCCCAGACTCCATGACCTCGACTCAGCTTCTGTTTCCTGTTCGTCGATGA
- the RBM39 gene encoding RNA-binding protein 39 isoform X3 — MADDIDIEAMLEAPYRKDENKQNSANGHEERSKKKKKSKSRSRSREPKRSRSKTRKHSKEREKKRSGSKEKKRSRSKERKRSRSKSRDRKFRGRYRSPYSGPKFGAPMRGKMGVPHGVKLREPIDNLTPEERDARTVFCMQLAARIRPRDLEEFFSTVGKVRDVRMISDRNSRRSKGIAYVEFVDVSSVPLAIGLTGQRVLGVPIIVQASQAEKNRAAALANNLQKGTAGPMRLYVGSLHFNITEDMLRGIFEPFGRIESIQLMMDSETGRSKGYGFITFSDSECAKKALEQLNGFELAGRPMKVGHVTERTDASNASSFLDSDELERTGIDLGTTGRLQLMARLAEGTGLQIPPAAQQALQMSGSLAFGAVQDLQTRITQQSEVPKPSPDRTEPWGQAAHAPFALAAASAAAIQMTSATLPIPPAATQPLATQCFQLSNMFNPQTEDEQGWDTEIKDDVIEECNKHGGVVHIYVDKSSPQGNVYVKCPTIASAIAAVNALHGRWFAGKMITAAYVPLPTYHSLFPDSMTSTQLLFPVRR, encoded by the exons ATGGCTGATGACATTGATATAGAAGCGATGCTGGAAGCTCCTTACAGGAAG GACGAGAACAAACAGAACAGTGCCAATGGACATGAGGAGCGTAGCAAGAA gaaaaagaaGAGCAAAAGTAGGAGCCGCAGTCGCGAGCCGAAACGTAGCCGTAGCAAGACTCGTAAGCATAGTAAGGagcgagagaaaaaaagaagcgGAAGCAAAGAGAAGAAACGTAGCCGCAGTAAGGAACGAAAAAGGAGCCGTTCAAAAAGTAGAGATCGTAAATTCAGAGGTCGATACAGAAGCCCATA CTCTGGACCAAAATTTGGAGCCCCCATGCGTGGAAAGATGGGAGTACCACATGGTGTGAAGCTAAG agAACCAATAGATAATCTTACACCGGAGGAGAGGGATGCACGTACTGTCTTTTGCATGCAGCTAGCGGCCAGAATCCGGCCAAGAGATCTTGAAGAGTTTTTCTCCACTGTAGGAAAG GTCCGTGATGTACGAATGATTTCAGATAGAAATTCCAGGCGCTCTAAGGGCATTGCTTATGTGGAGTTTGTTGATGTCAGTTCAGTACCTTTAGCCATTGGCTTAACAGGACAGAGAGTCTTGGGTGTTCCTATTATAGTTCAAGCTTCTCAG GCCGAAAAGAACAGAGCTGCCGCTTTGGCCAATAATTTACAGAAAGGCACTGCAGGACCAATGAGGCTGTATGTTGGATCTTTGCACTTTAACATAACAGAAGACATGCTACGTGGAATATTTGAACCATTTGGCAGA aTCGAAAGCATCCAACTTATGATGGACAGCGAAACTGGCCGCTCCAAGGGATATGGATTTATTACT TTCTCAGATTCCGAATGTGCCAAAAAAGCTCTAGAGCAGTTAAACGGCTTTGAGCTTGCTGGGCGCCCTATGAAGGTCGGTCATGTGACGGAGCGTACTGATGCTTCAAATGCCAGTTCATTTTTGGATAGTGATGAGCTTGAGAGAACTGGAATAGACCTTGGAACCACTGGTAGACTTCAGCTTATGGCAAGGCTGGCAGAAG GTACGGGTCTACAGATTCCCCCAGCTGCTCAGCAAGCTTTACAGATGAGTGGGTCATTAGCTTTTGGAGCTGTACAAG ATCTCCAGACAAGAATTACACAACAAAGTGAAG tccccaaaccatctcctgatagaacagaaccttgggggcaagctgcacatgctccatttg ctcttgctgctgcttctgctgctgcaatCCAGATGACTTCAGCCACATTACCTATACCACCAGCAGCAACTCAGCCACTCGCTACCCAGTGCTTCCAGTTGTCGAATATGTTTAACCCTCAGAC GGAAGATGAGCAAGGCTGGGACACAGAGATAAAAGATGATGTCATTGAAGAATGCAACAAACATGGAGGAGTTGTACACATTTATGTAGATAAAAGTTCACCACag GGAAATGTTTATGTGAAATGTCCAACTATAGCATCTGCAATAGCTGCAGTTAATGCACTACATGGGAGGTGGTTTGCTG GTAAGATGATAACAGCTGCGTACGTCCCACTTCCAACTTACCACAGCCTCTTCCCAGACTCCATGACCTCGACTCAGCTTCTGTTTCCTGTTCGTCGATGA
- the RBM39 gene encoding RNA-binding protein 39 isoform X1 encodes MADDIDIEAMLEAPYRKDENKQNSANGHEERSKKKKKSKSRSRSREPKRSRSKTRKHSKEREKKRSGSKEKKRSRSKERKRSRSKSRDRKFRGRYRSPYSGPKFGAPMRGKMGVPHGVKLRRRSKSRSPQKREKSPVREPIDNLTPEERDARTVFCMQLAARIRPRDLEEFFSTVGKVRDVRMISDRNSRRSKGIAYVEFVDVSSVPLAIGLTGQRVLGVPIIVQASQAEKNRAAALANNLQKGTAGPMRLYVGSLHFNITEDMLRGIFEPFGRIESIQLMMDSETGRSKGYGFITFSDSECAKKALEQLNGFELAGRPMKVGHVTERTDASNASSFLDSDELERTGIDLGTTGRLQLMARLAEGTGLQIPPAAQQALQMSGSLAFGAVQDLQTRITQQSEVPKPSPDRTEPWGQAAHAPFALAAASAAAIQMTSATLPIPPAATQPLATQCFQLSNMFNPQTEDEQGWDTEIKDDVIEECNKHGGVVHIYVDKSSPQGNVYVKCPTIASAIAAVNALHGRWFAGKMITAAYVPLPTYHSLFPDSMTSTQLLFPVRR; translated from the exons ATGGCTGATGACATTGATATAGAAGCGATGCTGGAAGCTCCTTACAGGAAG GACGAGAACAAACAGAACAGTGCCAATGGACATGAGGAGCGTAGCAAGAA gaaaaagaaGAGCAAAAGTAGGAGCCGCAGTCGCGAGCCGAAACGTAGCCGTAGCAAGACTCGTAAGCATAGTAAGGagcgagagaaaaaaagaagcgGAAGCAAAGAGAAGAAACGTAGCCGCAGTAAGGAACGAAAAAGGAGCCGTTCAAAAAGTAGAGATCGTAAATTCAGAGGTCGATACAGAAGCCCATA CTCTGGACCAAAATTTGGAGCCCCCATGCGTGGAAAGATGGGAGTACCACATGGTGTGAAGCTAAG GCGTAGGTCAAAGAGCAGAAGTCctcaaaaaagagagaaaagccCTGTAAG agAACCAATAGATAATCTTACACCGGAGGAGAGGGATGCACGTACTGTCTTTTGCATGCAGCTAGCGGCCAGAATCCGGCCAAGAGATCTTGAAGAGTTTTTCTCCACTGTAGGAAAG GTCCGTGATGTACGAATGATTTCAGATAGAAATTCCAGGCGCTCTAAGGGCATTGCTTATGTGGAGTTTGTTGATGTCAGTTCAGTACCTTTAGCCATTGGCTTAACAGGACAGAGAGTCTTGGGTGTTCCTATTATAGTTCAAGCTTCTCAG GCCGAAAAGAACAGAGCTGCCGCTTTGGCCAATAATTTACAGAAAGGCACTGCAGGACCAATGAGGCTGTATGTTGGATCTTTGCACTTTAACATAACAGAAGACATGCTACGTGGAATATTTGAACCATTTGGCAGA aTCGAAAGCATCCAACTTATGATGGACAGCGAAACTGGCCGCTCCAAGGGATATGGATTTATTACT TTCTCAGATTCCGAATGTGCCAAAAAAGCTCTAGAGCAGTTAAACGGCTTTGAGCTTGCTGGGCGCCCTATGAAGGTCGGTCATGTGACGGAGCGTACTGATGCTTCAAATGCCAGTTCATTTTTGGATAGTGATGAGCTTGAGAGAACTGGAATAGACCTTGGAACCACTGGTAGACTTCAGCTTATGGCAAGGCTGGCAGAAG GTACGGGTCTACAGATTCCCCCAGCTGCTCAGCAAGCTTTACAGATGAGTGGGTCATTAGCTTTTGGAGCTGTACAAG ATCTCCAGACAAGAATTACACAACAAAGTGAAG tccccaaaccatctcctgatagaacagaaccttgggggcaagctgcacatgctccatttg ctcttgctgctgcttctgctgctgcaatCCAGATGACTTCAGCCACATTACCTATACCACCAGCAGCAACTCAGCCACTCGCTACCCAGTGCTTCCAGTTGTCGAATATGTTTAACCCTCAGAC GGAAGATGAGCAAGGCTGGGACACAGAGATAAAAGATGATGTCATTGAAGAATGCAACAAACATGGAGGAGTTGTACACATTTATGTAGATAAAAGTTCACCACag GGAAATGTTTATGTGAAATGTCCAACTATAGCATCTGCAATAGCTGCAGTTAATGCACTACATGGGAGGTGGTTTGCTG GTAAGATGATAACAGCTGCGTACGTCCCACTTCCAACTTACCACAGCCTCTTCCCAGACTCCATGACCTCGACTCAGCTTCTGTTTCCTGTTCGTCGATGA
- the RBM39 gene encoding RNA-binding protein 39 isoform X2 gives MNCRASVWHNNKDENKQNSANGHEERSKKKKKSKSRSRSREPKRSRSKTRKHSKEREKKRSGSKEKKRSRSKERKRSRSKSRDRKFRGRYRSPYSGPKFGAPMRGKMGVPHGVKLRRRSKSRSPQKREKSPVREPIDNLTPEERDARTVFCMQLAARIRPRDLEEFFSTVGKVRDVRMISDRNSRRSKGIAYVEFVDVSSVPLAIGLTGQRVLGVPIIVQASQAEKNRAAALANNLQKGTAGPMRLYVGSLHFNITEDMLRGIFEPFGRIESIQLMMDSETGRSKGYGFITFSDSECAKKALEQLNGFELAGRPMKVGHVTERTDASNASSFLDSDELERTGIDLGTTGRLQLMARLAEGTGLQIPPAAQQALQMSGSLAFGAVQDLQTRITQQSEVPKPSPDRTEPWGQAAHAPFALAAASAAAIQMTSATLPIPPAATQPLATQCFQLSNMFNPQTEDEQGWDTEIKDDVIEECNKHGGVVHIYVDKSSPQGNVYVKCPTIASAIAAVNALHGRWFAGKMITAAYVPLPTYHSLFPDSMTSTQLLFPVRR, from the exons ATGAATTGCCGAGCCTCGGTTTGGCATAACAACAAG GACGAGAACAAACAGAACAGTGCCAATGGACATGAGGAGCGTAGCAAGAA gaaaaagaaGAGCAAAAGTAGGAGCCGCAGTCGCGAGCCGAAACGTAGCCGTAGCAAGACTCGTAAGCATAGTAAGGagcgagagaaaaaaagaagcgGAAGCAAAGAGAAGAAACGTAGCCGCAGTAAGGAACGAAAAAGGAGCCGTTCAAAAAGTAGAGATCGTAAATTCAGAGGTCGATACAGAAGCCCATA CTCTGGACCAAAATTTGGAGCCCCCATGCGTGGAAAGATGGGAGTACCACATGGTGTGAAGCTAAG GCGTAGGTCAAAGAGCAGAAGTCctcaaaaaagagagaaaagccCTGTAAG agAACCAATAGATAATCTTACACCGGAGGAGAGGGATGCACGTACTGTCTTTTGCATGCAGCTAGCGGCCAGAATCCGGCCAAGAGATCTTGAAGAGTTTTTCTCCACTGTAGGAAAG GTCCGTGATGTACGAATGATTTCAGATAGAAATTCCAGGCGCTCTAAGGGCATTGCTTATGTGGAGTTTGTTGATGTCAGTTCAGTACCTTTAGCCATTGGCTTAACAGGACAGAGAGTCTTGGGTGTTCCTATTATAGTTCAAGCTTCTCAG GCCGAAAAGAACAGAGCTGCCGCTTTGGCCAATAATTTACAGAAAGGCACTGCAGGACCAATGAGGCTGTATGTTGGATCTTTGCACTTTAACATAACAGAAGACATGCTACGTGGAATATTTGAACCATTTGGCAGA aTCGAAAGCATCCAACTTATGATGGACAGCGAAACTGGCCGCTCCAAGGGATATGGATTTATTACT TTCTCAGATTCCGAATGTGCCAAAAAAGCTCTAGAGCAGTTAAACGGCTTTGAGCTTGCTGGGCGCCCTATGAAGGTCGGTCATGTGACGGAGCGTACTGATGCTTCAAATGCCAGTTCATTTTTGGATAGTGATGAGCTTGAGAGAACTGGAATAGACCTTGGAACCACTGGTAGACTTCAGCTTATGGCAAGGCTGGCAGAAG GTACGGGTCTACAGATTCCCCCAGCTGCTCAGCAAGCTTTACAGATGAGTGGGTCATTAGCTTTTGGAGCTGTACAAG ATCTCCAGACAAGAATTACACAACAAAGTGAAG tccccaaaccatctcctgatagaacagaaccttgggggcaagctgcacatgctccatttg ctcttgctgctgcttctgctgctgcaatCCAGATGACTTCAGCCACATTACCTATACCACCAGCAGCAACTCAGCCACTCGCTACCCAGTGCTTCCAGTTGTCGAATATGTTTAACCCTCAGAC GGAAGATGAGCAAGGCTGGGACACAGAGATAAAAGATGATGTCATTGAAGAATGCAACAAACATGGAGGAGTTGTACACATTTATGTAGATAAAAGTTCACCACag GGAAATGTTTATGTGAAATGTCCAACTATAGCATCTGCAATAGCTGCAGTTAATGCACTACATGGGAGGTGGTTTGCTG GTAAGATGATAACAGCTGCGTACGTCCCACTTCCAACTTACCACAGCCTCTTCCCAGACTCCATGACCTCGACTCAGCTTCTGTTTCCTGTTCGTCGATGA